TCTCTTACATCTACCTGTTTAAGTTTCAAACTACGCGGATTTTTAGGGAAATATTGAAAACATGTTGCACCGCTCTCCCAAGCGAATCGGGCAGCTCTCCCATAACCACCGCGAATGCTAACATGTGCCCCTATTTTGGAGCTATTCGTCATGCTGACAGTTTGGGCAATAAAACACTTTGCGTCCAGACTGCTCTGTTTTGATAATCGTTCCCCCATCACGAAGACAAGACTCGCCTTCACGATCATACACTTTACATTGATTATTATATGAACCTGTAACAGTATCCCCAGTCATAAACGGCATTTCCATGTACCCACCAATTTCAGTCGCCTCAGTCAGTACTTTTTGGATGCTCTCATAAAGACGGGCTATAGATTCAGTTGTTAAATTTTGTACTAGTGCAGAAGGTAAAAGCCTAGCTTCAAAGGCAATCTCATCAGCATAGCAATTCCCGACTCCAGCCATCACATGCTGATTTACTAACAGGCTTTTGAGCGCACCTCTCCGTCCCTTTAATAATGCAGTGAATCTTTCCAGCGTCATCCGACGATCCAGCAGCTCAGGTCCAAGCTTACCCATTGTGGCTTCGCTTTCCTTCACCGACAGCAAATGT
This genomic stretch from Paenibacillus sp. FSL H7-0737 harbors:
- a CDS encoding Fpg/Nei family DNA glycosylase, giving the protein MPELPEMENYRKLLSQHIINVPISDVIVNREKSINMETEAFRNALIGARVVFVERRAKYILFHLHDGRRLLLHLMLGGILFYGTEEERPDRNTQVEIAFGDHILYFIGLRLGYIHLLSVKESEATMGKLGPELLDRRMTLERFTALLKGRRGALKSLLVNQHVMAGVGNCYADEIAFEARLLPSALVQNLTTESIARLYESIQKVLTEATEIGGYMEMPFMTGDTVTGSYNNQCKVYDREGESCLRDGGTIIKTEQSGRKVFYCPNCQHDE